A single window of Nocardia higoensis DNA harbors:
- a CDS encoding type B 50S ribosomal protein L31: MKTGIHPEYRPVVFEDSSTGKRFLTRSTATAQRTVTWTDGNTYPLIVVDVTSDSHPFWTGSQRLLDTQGRVEKFERKYGRRVRAGKED; encoded by the coding sequence GTGAAGACAGGAATCCATCCCGAGTATCGGCCCGTGGTGTTCGAGGACTCGAGCACGGGCAAGCGATTTCTCACCCGTTCCACGGCGACCGCGCAACGGACCGTGACATGGACCGACGGGAACACCTACCCGCTCATCGTGGTGGATGTGACCTCGGATTCGCATCCGTTCTGGACCGGATCGCAGCGGCTGCTCGACACCCAGGGGCGAGTGGAGAAATTCGAACGCAAGTACGGCCGCCGGGTGCGCGCCGGGAAGGAGGACTGA
- the rpmF gene encoding 50S ribosomal protein L32, with amino-acid sequence MAVPKRRMSRSNTRSRRAQWKAEAPELVTVTVAGVTHRVPRRLVAAVRRGLIDPQRL; translated from the coding sequence ATGGCGGTGCCCAAGCGCAGGATGTCGCGGTCGAATACCCGCAGTCGCCGGGCGCAGTGGAAGGCCGAGGCGCCGGAACTGGTCACGGTGACCGTGGCGGGAGTGACCCACCGTGTGCCGCGCCGACTGGTGGCGGCGGTGCGGCGCGGATTGATCGACCCGCAGCGGCTGT